DNA sequence from the Streptomyces sp. NBC_01497 genome:
CGGACGCCGGAGGACGCCAGCGGGTGGCCGAACGCGATGGCGCCGCCGTACTGGTTGACGCGCTCGTCGTCGTCGGCGATGCCGTAGTGGTCGAGGAGCGCGAGCACCTGCACCGCGAAGGCCTCGTTGATCTCGAAGAGCCCGATGTCGGAGATCGTGAGGCCCGCCTTGGCGAGGGCCTTCTCGGTCGCCGGGATCGGCCCGTAGCCCATGACCTCGGGCTCGACGCCCGCGAAGGCGTACGAGACGAGGCGCATCCGCACCGGCAGGCCCTGCTCGCGCGCGAAGTCCTCGGCGGCGATCAGGGACGCGGTGGCGCCGTCGTTGAGGCCGGCCGCGTTGCCCGCGGTGACCCGGCCGTGCGGGCGGAACGGCGTCTTGAGGCCTGCGAGCATCTCCAGCGTGGTGCCCGGGCGCATCGGCTCGTCGGCCGTGGCGAGGCCCCAGCCGGTCTCACCCGCCTCGGGCGAGGTGCGGCGGACCGAGACGGGCACCAGATCCTGCTGGATCTTGCCGTTCGCGTACGCCTTGGCGGCGCGCTCCTGGGAACGCACGGCGTACTCGTCGGCGCGCAGTTTCGTCAGGTGCGGGAAGCGGTCGTGCAGGTTCTCCGCGGTCATGCCCATGAACAGGGCCGACTCGTCGACGAGCTTCTCCGACACGAAGCGGGGGTTCGGGTCGACGCCCTCGCCCATCGGGTGGCGGCCCATGTGCTCGACACCGCCCGCGACGACGACGTCGTACGCGCCGAAGGCGATGGAGCCCGCTGTCGTGGTGACTGCGGTCAGCGCTCCCGCGCACATGCGGTCGATCGCGTAGCCGGGGACGGAGGTCGGCAGGCCCGCGAGGATGCCCGCGGTGCGGCCGATGGTGAGGCCC
Encoded proteins:
- a CDS encoding thiolase family protein, which gives rise to MPRTVRDVVFVDGVRTPFGKAGPKGIYHETRADDLVVKAIRELLRRNPDLDPARIDEVAIAATTQIGDQGLTIGRTAGILAGLPTSVPGYAIDRMCAGALTAVTTTAGSIAFGAYDVVVAGGVEHMGRHPMGEGVDPNPRFVSEKLVDESALFMGMTAENLHDRFPHLTKLRADEYAVRSQERAAKAYANGKIQQDLVPVSVRRTSPEAGETGWGLATADEPMRPGTTLEMLAGLKTPFRPHGRVTAGNAAGLNDGATASLIAAEDFAREQGLPVRMRLVSYAFAGVEPEVMGYGPIPATEKALAKAGLTISDIGLFEINEAFAVQVLALLDHYGIADDDERVNQYGGAIAFGHPLASSGVRLMTQLARQFEEHPHVRYGLTTMCVGFGMGATVIWENPHFDGGRK